A genomic segment from Streptosporangium roseum DSM 43021 encodes:
- a CDS encoding GNAT family N-acetyltransferase yields MTIVLGEPGADGLREVAGVLREWQYDGAPMHLHPGDLGWFWRFGAEATAAAVRTWSRDGQILAVGLLDGPGLLRLTIAPEAQREEELAQQLVEDVTEPERGVLPEGKANIEAPMGARVQDLLSEDGWKADEPWTPLRRDLTEPVKDPGVRIEVIGPEQAHVRAAVQRASFDGSTFTDERWHAMAAGLPYADARCLVAYDGQGNAVAAVTVWSAGPGRPGLLEPMGVHREHRGHGYGRAITVAAVAALQALGSSSAIVCTPSSNVGAVATYKSAGFQPLPEIRDRYRDA; encoded by the coding sequence ATGACGATTGTGCTGGGTGAGCCGGGAGCCGACGGGCTGCGCGAGGTTGCGGGCGTGCTGCGGGAGTGGCAGTACGACGGGGCGCCGATGCACCTGCATCCGGGAGACCTGGGCTGGTTCTGGCGGTTCGGTGCGGAGGCGACGGCCGCGGCGGTCCGGACGTGGAGCCGGGACGGACAGATTCTCGCCGTCGGGCTGCTGGACGGTCCCGGGCTGTTGCGGCTGACGATCGCGCCGGAGGCTCAGCGGGAGGAGGAGCTGGCGCAGCAGCTGGTCGAGGACGTGACCGAGCCGGAGCGCGGCGTACTGCCCGAGGGGAAGGCGAACATCGAGGCGCCGATGGGCGCACGGGTCCAAGATCTGCTGTCCGAGGACGGCTGGAAGGCCGACGAGCCGTGGACGCCGCTGCGCCGCGACCTCACGGAGCCGGTGAAGGATCCAGGCGTGCGGATCGAGGTGATCGGGCCGGAGCAGGCGCACGTGCGGGCCGCCGTACAGCGGGCATCCTTCGACGGGTCGACGTTCACCGACGAGCGCTGGCACGCGATGGCGGCCGGATTGCCGTACGCCGACGCCCGGTGTCTGGTCGCCTACGACGGCCAGGGCAACGCGGTGGCGGCGGTGACGGTGTGGTCGGCCGGTCCAGGTAGGCCCGGATTGCTCGAGCCGATGGGCGTGCACCGGGAACATCGCGGTCACGGCTACGGCAGGGCGATCACCGTCGCCGCGGTGGCCGCGCTCCAGGCGCTGGGCTCGTCGAGCGCGATCGTCTGCACCCCGAGCTCCAATGTCGGCGCCGTCGCCACCTACAAGTCAGCCGGCTTCCAGCCGCTCCCCGAGATCCGGGACAGATACCGGGACGCCTAG